GAACCCTTGAACGTGTATTCGCCTTTGGAAAAGGAAACGCCCTGTATCTCGCCCGTCTGCCCCTTATACTTGAACAGGATAGTAATACCCTTTTCCGCTAACCGTTCCTGTAACTGCTGCCAGTTCTTGGACTTTCCGATTTCATTCTTTACAGCGTTGTAAATCTCATATTTCGATTTGTCCGGCTCTTTCAAGCGGTGCTGCTTTACTTGTTCTTTTCCACCAGCGAAATAAAGCCCGTGTTTGGCTTTCAGCTTCTTGCATACTTGTTCGTTACGGTACATATCGTTCCTGTCCGAAATAGTCTTGCCGCTGTTGTCTATACGGTTGAACACGATATGCACGTGCGGATGCTCCCGGTCTTGATGGCGCACGATGATATACTGCGTATCGGTAATTTTCATTTCACGCATATATTCCTGCGCAAGCTGTATCATCTTCTCGTCTGTCAATTTGGGTGCATCCACTGCCGAATAGCTTAACGCAATATGTCCGACTGGCTTTTTCAAGTCGGGATTCATCCCGGTCTGCATACAGAAGCTGCGGATTATATCTCCCTGACTTTCTGTCAGTACCCCGTCCGCATGGAGCAAAGCCGCCTGTTCCTTGCCCAACACATAGTTTACGCAGCCCTTAAACCCGCTTCCCTTTTTTATTTTTCCAATCATCTGACAAATGGTTTATGATTTCAATAATCCGGTTTTTGAGCTTCACCAGTTCCACCGCCACCAGTGCGAAACCTCCAGCATTCGCCCGGTGCGCCAACTGGTTGATGTTGTTGGCTTCCCCTGCCAGTTTGCGGATGGTGTCCGCATCCTGCCTGTTCAGCCGGGGTATGACCTCTGCCGAAACAACTGCCTGCCGGACATACTCACTGACACGCAACCCGGCTTCTCCGGCTCTCTTTCTGATGGCGTAATACTGCAACTCGGTCAGTTTCGTACTGACAACCCGTTGCTGCTTCTCTATCCGTTTCTTTGCCGGACGTCCCCCCGGCTTATCCTTTATATTCGTCATAGGTTTTTACATTTAAATGGTATCTTAAAAATTGCGACCAACGGGAGAAATTTTCTTTGCGGTGAGCAAAGCAAGGTAGTTTCGGTTTACCGAAACATAACCTTGCTCTCCAAATTAAACCGCCTGTCGCTGGTAATCCTGCCGGACTAAATGCCCCTGCCCCTTTTCTGTCTTGGGGCGGCACGTTGTCCGGTTTCCTGCTTTATCTCCTGCGCTTGGCTGGTGCTGTTCTTCTGTTCCTGCTTCCTGCCGCACAGGTAATCGTTCAAGTCCGAATACCCCCTGTAATTGCCCGAGAAGTCACGCACACAGTAGGAGTATTCCAATTCGATAGCCCGTGTCGCTTCATATCCTGCCTTGTCATTGTCAAGCATACAGTGGATGCGTTCATACGGGTACAGCACGTCAATAGCTTTCGGCACATTGACAGTAGAGTTGAGTATGACATAATCCTGCCTGTCAAGGTCGGGCATGGTCGGGCAGTTCTTCATCCGGAGCGTGAGGAAAGAAAGATAGTCCATAAAACCCTCGAATACCAAACACTTCTCTCTCGGCTCTCCCTGCTGCCGTATATGGGTGATGTCTTTCGGGGCGATGCAGCCTTTGAAAAAGGAATTGCGAACCTCGTAACCTCCTGCCATGTTCGGGAAACCGATAGCAAAGAACGGTCTGCCGTTATTGGTAAAATGGAGTTCCTTACATTCTCTTTTTGCCAGTTCGATATTGATACCCCGTCCCTGCAAGTAACGGAGCAATGCCGGATGGGTCAAGTCACGGACTTCCAAATGTTGGAAACTCGGTTCCGTCCTACGCTGGAGAAAAGAAAAACTGACCGGGCGGACGTGCGGTGTCTGTTCCGCTATCCGGTTTAACAGGTATGGCAGGCTGTCGGAGTAATAGAGTTCCTTTGCCAGTGCGATGATGTTGCCGCCCTTGCCTGCGCCAAAGTCATACCAAAGGTTGCGGTCAGTGTTCACCTTGAAAGACGGTTCGTGTTCCTCCCTTAACGGTGATTTGTACCATAAGCCGTTGCCCTGCTGCTTGACAGGAGAGTAGCCTAAACTGTGCAGATAGTCTGCGATGGGTATTTGTTTCACATCTTCGATATTCATAACATTTTCTTTTTTGGGGACTAAAAAATAGTTGAAAAGTGCACCAGTCCTGTTTAGTCCGTTATATATATACCCGTACCATACTAAACCTGCCTGTTCCGATACAGGGAAATAGTAAGTCCATTCCTCTTGTATATACACCCGGACTAAACCAAACTGACTTTTAATAATGGAAATCGGGATTATAGCGGTAACCCTTGCCCTCTTTCACAATCATGCGCTTGTTCACAAGAAACTTGTTAAGTGACACAAGAACATTGCGTCCACGCTCGTAGCCGATACTCGCATAACCCTGTTTCAATGCCGCTATGACATTAGAATAGCCTTGTACCACCTGCTTGCCGAAACCGTTCTCCAACGCTTCCCGGTGTTGCTGTTCAGTCAGTTCCGTAAGCGGAAAATTCCTGTCCTGCTTAGGTTGTTGGAATACATAATCATCCACGATTTCGGGTAAAGCGTTGTCATTGATACGGAATGCGAACGGGTCAAATTCCCGGTCACGTATGTGCATCGCCTTTACCTCGCTTATGTTGCCGTCCTGCTGGCTTTTCGTGATTTGCAGGACGGTTTCAGCCTTGTTGTTCAGTTCCGTACCGATATGCCCCCTTGTGTTGTCATCCCCCTTGTTCAAATGCAGTACGGTATGGATATGCAGGTTATATCCGCTTGACCAGCGCATCAAGAGGTTGATTAGGTCAGTCGATTCGCTGGGGCTGTTGATGTCATACATCAAGTCACGGATTCCGTCAATGATGAGCAACCCCACATCGGGCATATTTTCAAGCATATAACCGATAATCTGTTTCCGCTTGTCGGGTGTCTGCTCCCTTAGCACGATGAAAACAAAATCGTCCCTGTCCTTGTCGGTAGGCAGTCCGGCAAGCCGCAAAATACGCTCCATGACCTTGTGGCAATGGTATTTGCTCTGCTCGGTATCTACATAGAGGATTTTCCGTTTGTTCGGTGGCAGGTATGCCGAATACTTCAGTACCTCGTCATTCTTCAACGCTGCCGCAACGATAGCGGAAATGTTGAATGTCTTTTTGCTCTTGGCTTTACCCGTGGATGCGCTGAAATTACCCAGCGTGCCAATGGTAGAGCCGTTCACCCAAAGTATTTCGGGCGGTACTTCGTAAGTGTCCGTCACCTTTAGATGAATGGTTTTCCAAAGGGCTGCGAAATCCTCTTTCTGCATGGTGATGTCCTGCCCGGCTTCTGTCGCTTTTCTATTTTCCATAGCCGTTATTTCTTTAGAGGACGGTTAAGGATATACTTCTGCGCTTCCTGCTCTATCTGCGCCTGCGTCTTGACCGGATTCTGACGCAACCATGCTTCCAACTCCGCTTTCTCAAAATAAAGCATTTTGCCCTGCGGCTTGTAATGGGGTATCAAGTTACCCGAAGTCAGCTTGTACAGGTAACTTTTAGAAAGGTTCAAGAACTTGCTCGCTTCATCGAAGCTAAGCACGTTCTTTGAAAGGAACAACATCTTTTCGAGTTCGGAAACTCTTAACTCTAAATTTTTTTCCATATTGTTTAGGAATTTAGGTGAAACAATATGAAGGTGCGCACCCTCGTTTTTTTGTTAACGAGGGCAAAGTTAAGAGCTTGAAAATGAAGTCTAATTGACCTTTGTTTGAGCGTTCAATCTATGCTCAACCTTTTTGCAGTTGTTTGATGTATTTGTCTATGATTTCATATCCTTTCGGATAGATGTTTTTCGCTTGGTCTGTCGCACTCGACAGGTCAGTACGTGTAAGCGGTTCACCTTTTATCTTCTTCAATATCAGCTTATTGTTTGCTATGACAGACTGCCATTCATAAACGATGTAATTATAACAGCTAAGTTGCATCATAAGATAGGCTAACAGACGGGTATTATTAACTTTCAATACCCCATTCAGTTTGCAGTTGAAAAAATCGGTAAGTATTTTGGCACTGACGGTAGTAGTAAACATATTCGCTTCATTCACACAGTCGGTCAGAAGTTTGATTTCATTAGCTTTCAACGTGGACTTGAAAGGATTGCTTTTGCCCACAATCTTGGTTGGATTAGTATCTGCACTTTCCTCTTTCTCTTTTGGCAAGGCTTGCTCTTGGATGGCAACCGCATCTGTATGGTAATTGCTTTCCTGTTCTTGCAGATAGCGCAAATATTTGGAAAGCACGACAAGATTAACGATAATGGACAAATAAGGAAGCCGCCCATCATAACAGGACGGTTCATGCAAATATGCATCCATATCAAAATCAGAGCAGCGGAAACCGATATACTTTTTTCTTTCATCAGAATTCAAGTCCTCAAAATAACCGCTTTCCCACAAAAAATCGGGAATATCCATATCCAATACAATGTTACGCACGACACGGTATTTTTGTTGGATGGCTACAATATTTTCAGTCACACGGAAAATTTCTTGCCGCAAATAATCCTTTAGCTGAGCTTGCGTCAAATATTCACGTTTTAAAAATAGTGCATCTATTTTAGTTTTATAACCTGTTGGTTGAATTAAATTAGAGAATATTTTATCTGCCCAATCGGACGATGATTAACGAAATTGACATATTGCATGAACGTCATTGCAGCGATTTTGCCTGCCATTCGGGTGAAAAGACCGCAGGATTGCTTTGCGTAGTTTCGTATCATCATAAGATTGTCGTTGAGTTGAGAAAATATCGTTTCGATACGTTTACGGAACCTCTTGTATGCCCATGTGGGCGGACGCCAGTTTTTCTGATTAAGCCGATATGGAACTTCAAGAGTGATATTTGCTGCCTCAAAGAGATTCTTCTGAATCTCAGCACTGAGATAGCCTTTGTCTCCAAGCATCATGCAATCATGATATTCCCAGCGTACGTCCTTGAGATAATGAAGGTCATGGACGCTTGCGGCAGTCATGTCAAAGGAATGGATAACACCACGTATTCCGCAGACTGCATGGAGCTTATATCCATAGTAATGCAAGCCTTGCGAAGCGCAGTATCCCCAGTCAGGAGCCGCATCGGGATTGTCTTGTCCCATGGTGCATCGTTTCGCCCGTGCGTTCTGGCATACCTTTACAGGTTTGGAATCAATGCAGAACACATCTTCGGATCCATCAATGGCTCCGGCTACATCCTTGCGGATTTCTTCTGCAAGTCGTGCTGTAAACTTACGTCGGGCATTGAACTGTCTCCGACTGATCAGGTTTGGAAAATCCTCCTTACACTCATTATGCAATCGATGAAAAAGAAGATTCTCGCTGTCGAATCCGAAGGCTTCGGCGGTTATGCCGAGAGCAATTACTTCGAGGTCCGAGAACTTGGGGACAACGCCACATCTTGGGACGTTTCCGAGTTCATTAACACGATTTCCAGCGAAATCCTTGCATATTCCGAGGATTCTGACGAAATTTGCTATGAAGTTGCGCATAAGCAGTGCAATAGTACTTAGTAGTTTGGTCACCACTAATTTACTAATAATCTGTGAATTGTGCAACTTTTTCATTTGTAGATATTTAAAACTTTAATTCAACCAACGAGTTTTTATAGTCATGAGCTATACAACTATCTAATATCTTCTGTATTCCTCTGAAATTGGTTTCTATATGATTTTCCATAATCGTGTGCCTTTAAACGTTCTTACTACAAATATAAGGTAAGAATCTCACTTTTCCCGAAAACATCGGCAATAATAAGGAAGAAAAGACAGGATAAGAGTTAAGAAATTATAAAGATACAGGGAGAAAAATTATAAAAGTACACCTTTTCTTTGTATTCGTCATTCAGTACACATTTAGTACGCCCTATAAAAGCAGAAAACCCTGACAATCAGGTGATTATCAGGGTTTATTCGTACCCAGACCCGGGGTCGAACCGGGATGGAAGTGAATCCACTGGTGTTTGAGACCAGCGCGTCTACCGATTCCGCCATCTGGGCGCATACTTGATTTCTCAATTGCGGTGCAAAGATACAACATTATTTTGATTCCACAATAGTTTGGCAAAAAAAAGGAGAAAAAAATAATAAAACATGGCTTAAACACTTCTCTATTCAGAGAATAAACCGTACATTAGCAGAAACTTTAAAATAGAGTCACTGTCATGACAAACAAGGATAATTATTGCGTGATTATGGGTGGCGGCATTGGCAGCCGCTTTTGGCCGTTCAGCCGCAAAACATTGCCCAAACAATTTTTAGATTTCTTCGGAACCGGTCGCTCACTCTTACAGCAGACTTTTGACCGCTTCCAAAAGGTTGTTCCAACAGAAAATATTCTTA
The Bacteroides caecimuris DNA segment above includes these coding regions:
- a CDS encoding relaxase/mobilization nuclease domain-containing protein — translated: MIGKIKKGSGFKGCVNYVLGKEQAALLHADGVLTESQGDIIRSFCMQTGMNPDLKKPVGHIALSYSAVDAPKLTDEKMIQLAQEYMREMKITDTQYIIVRHQDREHPHVHIVFNRIDNSGKTISDRNDMYRNEQVCKKLKAKHGLYFAGGKEQVKQHRLKEPDKSKYEIYNAVKNEIGKSKNWQQLQERLAEKGITILFKYKGQTGEIQGVSFSKGEYTFKGSEIDRNFSFSKLDKCFGNVGQTTVGSNKQTITAPIQKSVSVSDKADNSFIAGLGSLFSGLSAPADEMPDDSFLRKKKKKKKKQLKL
- a CDS encoding MobC family plasmid mobilization relaxosome protein; protein product: MTNIKDKPGGRPAKKRIEKQQRVVSTKLTELQYYAIRKRAGEAGLRVSEYVRQAVVSAEVIPRLNRQDADTIRKLAGEANNINQLAHRANAGGFALVAVELVKLKNRIIEIINHLSDDWKNKKGKRV
- a CDS encoding toprim domain-containing protein, which gives rise to MNIEDVKQIPIADYLHSLGYSPVKQQGNGLWYKSPLREEHEPSFKVNTDRNLWYDFGAGKGGNIIALAKELYYSDSLPYLLNRIAEQTPHVRPVSFSFLQRRTEPSFQHLEVRDLTHPALLRYLQGRGINIELAKRECKELHFTNNGRPFFAIGFPNMAGGYEVRNSFFKGCIAPKDITHIRQQGEPREKCLVFEGFMDYLSFLTLRMKNCPTMPDLDRQDYVILNSTVNVPKAIDVLYPYERIHCMLDNDKAGYEATRAIELEYSYCVRDFSGNYRGYSDLNDYLCGRKQEQKNSTSQAQEIKQETGQRAAPRQKRGRGI
- a CDS encoding AAA family ATPase — its product is MENRKATEAGQDITMQKEDFAALWKTIHLKVTDTYEVPPEILWVNGSTIGTLGNFSASTGKAKSKKTFNISAIVAAALKNDEVLKYSAYLPPNKRKILYVDTEQSKYHCHKVMERILRLAGLPTDKDRDDFVFIVLREQTPDKRKQIIGYMLENMPDVGLLIIDGIRDLMYDINSPSESTDLINLLMRWSSGYNLHIHTVLHLNKGDDNTRGHIGTELNNKAETVLQITKSQQDGNISEVKAMHIRDREFDPFAFRINDNALPEIVDDYVFQQPKQDRNFPLTELTEQQHREALENGFGKQVVQGYSNVIAALKQGYASIGYERGRNVLVSLNKFLVNKRMIVKEGKGYRYNPDFHY
- a CDS encoding helix-turn-helix domain-containing protein, which translates into the protein MEKNLELRVSELEKMLFLSKNVLSFDEASKFLNLSKSYLYKLTSGNLIPHYKPQGKMLYFEKAELEAWLRQNPVKTQAQIEQEAQKYILNRPLKK
- a CDS encoding IS982 family transposase, giving the protein MKKLHNSQIISKLVVTKLLSTIALLMRNFIANFVRILGICKDFAGNRVNELGNVPRCGVVPKFSDLEVIALGITAEAFGFDSENLLFHRLHNECKEDFPNLISRRQFNARRKFTARLAEEIRKDVAGAIDGSEDVFCIDSKPVKVCQNARAKRCTMGQDNPDAAPDWGYCASQGLHYYGYKLHAVCGIRGVIHSFDMTAASVHDLHYLKDVRWEYHDCMMLGDKGYLSAEIQKNLFEAANITLEVPYRLNQKNWRPPTWAYKRFRKRIETIFSQLNDNLMMIRNYAKQSCGLFTRMAGKIAAMTFMQYVNFVNHRPIGQIKYSLI